From Halobacillus sp. Marseille-Q1614, the proteins below share one genomic window:
- the lepB gene encoding signal peptidase I: MSENTKNEWIEWIKAILIAVILAFILRTFFFATSIVEGASMNPTLESGERVMFNKIIYYIDEPSYNDIVIIEKPTKNYVKRVIGQPGDTVEIRNSHLYVNGQQHDQPYLDEGAIMNTRDFGPIEVPKGRYFVMGDNRSVSKDSRNGLGFVAEEEIIGRTELVIFPFNEVELTK; the protein is encoded by the coding sequence GTGTCTGAAAACACTAAAAATGAATGGATAGAATGGATTAAAGCGATCTTAATTGCAGTCATTCTAGCTTTTATACTGAGAACTTTTTTCTTCGCCACATCCATTGTCGAAGGAGCCAGTATGAATCCGACTTTAGAAAGCGGAGAACGCGTAATGTTTAACAAAATCATTTATTATATAGACGAACCTTCTTATAATGATATTGTCATTATTGAAAAACCGACTAAAAATTATGTAAAACGAGTCATTGGACAGCCCGGAGATACCGTTGAGATCCGCAACAGCCATTTGTATGTAAATGGGCAGCAGCACGACCAGCCTTATCTTGATGAGGGTGCAATAATGAACACCCGCGATTTTGGACCAATTGAAGTTCCAAAAGGACGCTACTTTGTAATGGGAGATAACCGTTCCGTCAGTAAAGACAGCCGAAATGGTTTAGGGTTTGTAGCCGAAGAAGAAATTATCGGGCGAACAGAACTTGTAATCTTTCCTTTTAATGAAGTAGAACTTACAAAATAA
- a CDS encoding DoxX family membrane protein — MLRKWFQEHFSSAILLTLIRFYLGYIWISSGVGKVTGDFDASGYLQGAIAKSQGQDAIVQGWWAAFLKNFALPYSEVFSFLVMWGEVLVGLALLLGLFTKTGAFFGIVMNVAFLLSGTISTNPEMVIMAGLILAGGMNASRIGIEPYVKPYLYKQNIFTEEHQKAS, encoded by the coding sequence ATGTTACGCAAATGGTTTCAGGAACACTTTAGTTCAGCCATCCTTTTAACTTTAATTCGCTTTTATTTAGGGTATATATGGATTAGTTCCGGAGTTGGAAAAGTAACAGGGGACTTTGATGCCAGTGGTTATCTACAGGGAGCGATCGCTAAATCTCAAGGGCAGGATGCCATTGTTCAAGGCTGGTGGGCCGCATTTCTCAAAAACTTCGCTCTTCCTTACAGCGAAGTCTTCAGCTTCCTCGTCATGTGGGGCGAAGTGCTCGTCGGACTTGCGCTTCTCTTAGGGCTATTTACAAAAACAGGCGCCTTCTTTGGAATCGTGATGAATGTAGCTTTTCTTTTAAGTGGAACGATCAGTACCAACCCTGAAATGGTCATTATGGCTGGCTTGATTCTCGCCGGCGGAATGAATGCAAGCCGCATAGGTATTGAACCTTATGTTAAACCATACCTCTATAAACAGAACATTTTTACAGAAGAACACCAAAAAGCCTCTTAG
- a CDS encoding lysophospholipid acyltransferase family protein has translation MIKAKKNKWLMWGFTRFNRQFIRRNFQNIYIRRESERPLNMRKMFIVNHSSWWDSLIIFFLNEQVIKSDAYGMMHKEGMERFPFFRGIGVYSMDANDSSHLIESLQYSCELLNNDKTVWIFPQGKEQHLEKRPLEFSSGISYIVQKTDAVDVVPVSLYYSFGHTKKPDVYIQVGRPLENGTFQQLSRKKITDHLETVATEQLDLLKSAAVKEQHDEFVNYGRS, from the coding sequence ATGATAAAAGCGAAGAAAAATAAATGGCTGATGTGGGGTTTTACACGTTTTAACCGGCAATTTATTAGAAGGAACTTCCAAAACATATACATTCGCAGGGAAAGTGAACGTCCTCTCAATATGCGAAAAATGTTTATCGTTAATCATTCCAGCTGGTGGGACTCGCTCATTATCTTCTTTTTAAATGAGCAGGTCATCAAATCAGACGCTTATGGAATGATGCACAAAGAAGGAATGGAGAGGTTCCCTTTTTTCCGCGGGATTGGAGTATATTCGATGGATGCCAATGACAGCAGCCACTTAATCGAATCCCTGCAATACAGCTGTGAACTGCTCAATAATGATAAAACAGTCTGGATATTCCCTCAAGGAAAAGAACAGCATTTAGAAAAGCGCCCGCTTGAATTCTCAAGCGGCATTTCCTATATCGTACAAAAAACAGACGCAGTCGATGTGGTGCCTGTATCGCTTTACTATTCATTTGGCCACACGAAAAAGCCGGATGTATATATTCAGGTAGGGCGGCCGCTAGAAAACGGAACCTTCCAACAGCTGTCTAGAAAAAAGATCACAGATCACTTGGAAACAGTCGCAACTGAGCAGTTAGATCTTTTGAAATCAGCGGCTGTAAAGGAACAGCATGACGAATTTGTTAATTATGGAAGGAGCTGA
- a CDS encoding NAD(P)/FAD-dependent oxidoreductase: MKTVIVGGGLGGLSAAVSLAKEGVEVELFEKNDHFGGKMMPVDEGGYHFDFGPNTITMPHVFQNVMDEGRLPRSEQPVFHKLTNHTRNQWEDGTVFDLSTDRSYIKQQLQKLDPKAESTYDDFLKEAERLYDLSNRHFINRSFLSFKDYISLELAVNTMKVRPFQSMNSFFSKYFSHQGIVQSLNRYATYIGSSPYRCPATFAMIAHLELNDGVYYVKGGNTRIAAAFVKAARNQGAKLHSGTEVTRLLTSKNKITGVQLSNGEKIHADHVILNGDLLHTLPRLLNKKERRSLSDRSIERYDPSVSAFVIMAGLNTKISELHHHHVFFSSDYEKEFKELTHGQYSSDPTVYICTSSKSDAEVSPRGDNCFILVNAPPVQSSSIEKEAYKKVIYDKLHRNHIEIKKHVSFEKVIGPEDIESQFYSFKGALYGPSSNTKVQAFRRPYNQSQDYSNLYFCGGSTHPGGGSPMVVLSGQNVAHHLIGKRLSME, encoded by the coding sequence ATGAAAACAGTTATTGTCGGCGGCGGATTAGGAGGGCTGTCCGCAGCCGTTTCACTGGCTAAGGAAGGCGTGGAGGTCGAGCTTTTTGAAAAAAATGATCACTTTGGCGGTAAGATGATGCCTGTCGATGAAGGGGGCTATCACTTTGACTTTGGCCCTAATACGATTACGATGCCGCACGTATTTCAAAACGTGATGGATGAAGGAAGACTCCCGCGCAGCGAACAGCCCGTTTTTCATAAACTGACAAACCATACTCGAAATCAGTGGGAAGATGGAACCGTTTTTGACCTTTCAACCGATCGTTCCTATATAAAACAGCAGCTTCAGAAGCTGGATCCTAAAGCGGAATCGACTTATGACGACTTCCTGAAAGAAGCCGAACGTCTTTATGATTTATCGAACCGTCATTTTATAAATCGCTCATTTTTATCGTTCAAGGATTATATATCGCTGGAACTGGCCGTTAATACGATGAAGGTCCGCCCTTTTCAGTCGATGAACAGCTTCTTTTCCAAGTATTTTTCTCATCAGGGAATTGTTCAATCCTTAAATCGTTATGCCACGTACATAGGATCCAGTCCATATCGCTGCCCTGCTACATTTGCCATGATTGCCCACCTGGAATTAAATGATGGTGTTTACTACGTGAAAGGAGGAAACACCCGGATTGCAGCTGCTTTTGTAAAAGCAGCAAGAAATCAAGGGGCGAAACTGCATTCAGGGACAGAAGTCACCCGCCTGCTTACATCAAAAAATAAAATCACGGGCGTCCAGCTGTCAAATGGAGAGAAAATACATGCTGACCACGTCATTTTAAACGGGGACCTCTTACATACACTTCCACGGCTGCTAAACAAGAAGGAAAGGCGCTCGTTAAGTGACCGTTCGATTGAACGTTATGATCCTTCCGTTTCTGCTTTTGTCATAATGGCGGGCCTTAATACAAAAATCAGCGAGCTCCATCACCATCATGTCTTTTTTTCTTCTGATTATGAGAAGGAATTTAAGGAACTGACCCACGGACAGTACAGCAGTGACCCTACCGTTTATATTTGTACGTCCTCTAAATCGGACGCCGAAGTATCTCCCCGCGGTGATAATTGTTTTATTCTTGTCAATGCACCTCCTGTTCAAAGCAGCAGCATCGAAAAAGAAGCCTATAAAAAAGTGATCTATGACAAATTACACAGAAATCATATTGAAATTAAGAAGCATGTATCGTTTGAAAAAGTCATTGGCCCCGAGGATATAGAATCTCAATTTTATTCATTTAAAGGTGCTCTATACGGCCCCTCTTCAAATACGAAAGTACAAGCATTTAGAAGGCCGTATAACCAGTCACAGGATTATTCAAACCTTTATTTCTGTGGAGGGAGCACGCACCCTGGAGGCGGATCTCCGATGGTCGTCCTCAGTGGACAAAACGTTGCCCATCACCTCATCGGAAAGAGATTATCCATGGAATAG
- a CDS encoding DUF2922 domain-containing protein — translation MKKLELKFLNEEGKIVTVSLDNPIEPPAEADIIAAMDSIIAQNCLYSSGGDLVEKKEARIVERNVTNIEI, via the coding sequence TTGAAAAAGCTGGAGCTGAAATTTCTAAATGAAGAAGGCAAGATCGTAACGGTTTCTTTGGACAACCCAATTGAGCCGCCGGCAGAAGCAGACATCATTGCCGCTATGGACTCGATCATTGCCCAAAATTGTCTCTATTCAAGCGGTGGAGATTTAGTCGAAAAGAAGGAAGCACGAATTGTTGAAAGAAACGTAACGAATATTGAAATTTAA
- a CDS encoding glycosyltransferase family 2 protein has product MSTLILTIALVLTLILNLWTIINSCFLPSLERSKPIKKKPLVSFLIPMRNEEDQVKGLIESLKQVTYNNVEFLIIDDHSEDRTPELLQKYIRSDQRFTVWQGDPLPSGWNGKVHACHQLSLKANGDYYLFLDADARVAPAIIERSLLTLWKHDASMLSGFPNYPSRHFLSHMLVPLQHMVVWLHLPLMMANFTTRPAFTAACGIFIFIEKQAYQAIGGHESVQSSLVEDVHIAREVKNHGFKMILCNISDSVISFMYDSSKETWEGFKKNIFTGIGRSSLLAFGLMALYFLLFLHPAFLAVYGLVTSQWVYVLPFLLTVSFKMYIDIRTKHPLWLAWLLPVSIVCLIAILMASMFVSLKGKTYQWKGRLYK; this is encoded by the coding sequence ATGAGTACATTGATTTTAACGATTGCGCTGGTTCTCACACTAATTCTTAACTTATGGACGATCATTAACAGCTGCTTTCTTCCGTCTCTTGAACGCTCTAAACCTATAAAAAAAAAGCCGCTAGTGTCTTTTTTAATTCCTATGCGTAATGAAGAAGATCAAGTTAAAGGACTCATTGAATCATTGAAACAAGTGACTTATAATAATGTGGAATTTCTCATTATAGATGACCATTCGGAGGATCGCACACCTGAACTGCTGCAAAAATACATACGCTCAGATCAACGGTTTACGGTATGGCAGGGAGACCCGCTGCCTTCAGGCTGGAATGGAAAAGTCCATGCCTGTCACCAGCTCTCCTTAAAAGCAAATGGAGACTATTATTTGTTTTTAGATGCAGATGCCCGTGTGGCTCCTGCTATTATTGAGCGGAGCCTGCTGACTTTATGGAAACATGACGCATCAATGCTGAGCGGCTTTCCGAACTATCCGAGCCGTCATTTCTTATCACACATGCTCGTTCCCCTGCAGCACATGGTCGTCTGGCTGCACCTTCCATTAATGATGGCTAATTTTACAACTCGTCCAGCTTTCACAGCGGCCTGCGGTATTTTTATCTTCATTGAAAAGCAAGCTTATCAAGCCATAGGGGGTCATGAATCTGTTCAATCTTCGCTTGTTGAAGATGTCCATATTGCCCGTGAAGTAAAAAACCACGGATTTAAAATGATCCTGTGCAATATTTCGGATTCTGTTATTTCTTTTATGTATGACTCTTCAAAGGAAACGTGGGAAGGGTTTAAGAAAAATATATTTACAGGCATCGGGCGTTCAAGTCTTCTGGCCTTTGGCTTAATGGCACTCTACTTTTTACTGTTTCTCCATCCGGCATTTCTTGCTGTCTACGGATTAGTCACCAGCCAGTGGGTATATGTACTCCCTTTTTTATTAACCGTCTCTTTTAAAATGTATATAGATATTCGCACAAAACATCCTTTATGGCTCGCCTGGCTGCTGCCTGTATCAATTGTCTGCCTGATTGCGATACTTATGGCTTCAATGTTTGTCAGCTTGAAGGGTAAAACCTATCAATGGAAAGGGAGGTTATACAAATGA
- a CDS encoding phytoene/squalene synthase family protein has protein sequence MSELNAAYQYCRDVIYKHSKTFSKAFSMLPKDQKRAVWAIYTFCRQVDDIVDEGENPKEELTQFTLQFDQFVQGKLQSRHPAWTALADVFEKFPMDPTPFYEQIEGQWMDLEPRTIRTKEDLLSYCYHVASTVGLMLLPVIAPGREKELRQGAVDLGYAMQITNILRDIGEDLDRERVYLPKDLLENHQYSCEDLRAGIINSSFINLWEELAEEAEYYYKRGIATLPMYPSYSRTPVKGAAYLYRAILPSVRDNNYEVFRRRNYVSDQQKKQIIADMQ, from the coding sequence ATGAGCGAATTAAACGCAGCTTATCAATATTGCAGAGATGTCATATACAAACATTCCAAAACGTTCTCCAAAGCTTTTTCAATGCTCCCTAAAGACCAGAAGAGAGCGGTATGGGCGATTTATACTTTCTGCCGCCAGGTCGATGATATAGTTGATGAAGGAGAAAACCCTAAAGAAGAGTTAACCCAATTTACCCTCCAATTCGATCAGTTCGTTCAAGGGAAATTACAAAGCCGGCACCCGGCATGGACAGCCTTAGCTGACGTTTTTGAAAAATTCCCGATGGACCCCACACCTTTTTACGAGCAGATTGAGGGACAGTGGATGGATCTTGAACCAAGAACGATCAGGACGAAAGAAGATCTATTATCTTACTGTTACCACGTGGCCAGCACGGTTGGTCTAATGCTCCTGCCTGTGATTGCCCCGGGGCGTGAAAAAGAGCTTCGACAGGGAGCCGTTGATCTCGGTTATGCGATGCAGATCACAAACATCCTTCGTGATATTGGGGAAGACTTAGACAGAGAACGTGTCTATCTTCCAAAGGATTTACTTGAAAATCATCAATATTCTTGTGAGGATCTAAGAGCGGGCATCATTAACTCTTCATTTATAAACCTTTGGGAAGAACTTGCAGAAGAGGCAGAATATTATTATAAAAGAGGAATTGCTACTCTCCCTATGTACCCCTCATATTCGAGGACACCGGTAAAAGGAGCGGCCTATCTTTACCGGGCGATTTTACCTTCCGTTCGTGATAACAATTATGAAGTCTTTCGTCGTAGAAACTATGTCTCCGACCAGCAGAAAAAGCAAATTATTGCCGATATGCAATAA
- a CDS encoding NAD(P)/FAD-dependent oxidoreductase: MKSEVTVVGGGIGGLVTALILSRRGESVRILEKNGHLGGRLTYEKQGDYKIDQGPTIVLLPEMLLSILEEGGISRSQIPIVPCDPLYHIHFKDGYSFTKYADIEKQIDEISRKFPGNEAGYYRFLEDMKLRFMQGKEQFLEKSFVNKKTFFTTKNLQTLMRLRAYQNVKKMMKNYFQDERLIEAYTLQTLYIGGHPEQSPAMYSLVSYSEHKHGIWYLMGGYAKLVEIIVEELKKRGVQIETNCEVESIHTEKRKVTSLKAGGSTFPVDRVVLNGDFPLMDRLFPVHKQIRRRYTPSSGCLLIYMGLNKIYERETIHQFFMSDDFDRHMQQVFLEKTLPDDPSFYTFHPSIIDSSLAPEGKGVLYTLVPVPASEHVDWSKKDELVELVIDQMEKRGFPDLRKHIEWMRIRTPEDAQRDGLFQGGSFGIAPTLFQSGVFRPQLQPYPLDNVFAAGASIHPGGGIPIVMQGAKLLADHLQLLIEHRHNYKRGG; this comes from the coding sequence ATGAAGTCAGAAGTAACGGTTGTTGGAGGAGGGATCGGCGGCCTGGTCACTGCTTTAATTCTTTCCAGGCGTGGAGAAAGTGTCAGGATCTTAGAAAAAAACGGCCACTTAGGCGGAAGGCTCACCTATGAAAAACAGGGAGACTATAAAATCGACCAAGGCCCGACGATCGTGCTTCTCCCTGAAATGCTTCTTTCAATTCTTGAAGAAGGAGGAATAAGCCGCAGCCAGATTCCTATCGTTCCGTGTGACCCTCTTTATCACATTCACTTTAAAGACGGATATAGCTTTACGAAATACGCTGACATAGAAAAGCAGATCGACGAAATCAGCAGAAAATTTCCCGGTAATGAAGCCGGTTACTATCGATTTCTTGAAGACATGAAGCTGCGTTTTATGCAGGGCAAAGAACAGTTCCTAGAGAAATCATTTGTAAATAAAAAAACGTTTTTTACGACAAAGAACCTGCAGACACTTATGAGGTTGAGAGCTTATCAAAACGTTAAAAAAATGATGAAGAATTATTTCCAAGATGAGCGGTTAATTGAGGCCTACACACTGCAGACGCTATATATCGGCGGACATCCTGAGCAGTCGCCTGCAATGTATTCTTTAGTTTCCTATAGTGAGCATAAACACGGCATCTGGTACCTGATGGGAGGATACGCTAAACTTGTCGAAATTATTGTCGAGGAATTAAAGAAGCGCGGCGTTCAAATTGAAACCAACTGTGAAGTGGAAAGCATTCATACTGAAAAGCGAAAGGTTACCAGTCTTAAGGCGGGCGGCAGCACTTTCCCTGTGGATCGTGTCGTATTAAATGGAGACTTTCCCCTTATGGATCGTTTATTTCCAGTTCATAAACAAATTCGCCGCCGGTATACACCTTCTTCCGGATGTCTGTTAATTTACATGGGATTAAATAAAATTTATGAAAGAGAAACGATTCACCAGTTCTTTATGTCTGATGATTTTGACCGCCATATGCAGCAGGTCTTTTTAGAAAAGACACTGCCGGACGATCCATCCTTCTACACGTTTCATCCGTCGATCATCGACTCCTCCTTAGCTCCAGAAGGCAAAGGAGTTTTATATACATTAGTTCCTGTTCCTGCAAGTGAACATGTGGACTGGTCTAAAAAAGATGAGCTTGTTGAACTAGTGATTGATCAGATGGAAAAGAGAGGATTCCCGGATTTAAGGAAGCATATTGAATGGATGAGAATTCGTACACCAGAAGATGCGCAAAGAGATGGTTTGTTTCAAGGAGGCAGCTTCGGGATCGCCCCTACACTGTTTCAGTCAGGTGTCTTTCGCCCCCAGCTGCAGCCATACCCTTTAGATAACGTTTTTGCAGCAGGCGCCTCGATCCATCCAGGCGGCGGCATACCAATCGTTATGCAAGGGGCAAAACTCTTGGCGGATCACTTGCAGCTTTTAATAGAGCATAGGCATAATTATAAGCGAGGTGGATAG
- a CDS encoding YvrJ family protein — protein sequence MEQWLPLITDLGFPAAVTFYLLHRIEGKLDVLIEALNQIPNKL from the coding sequence GTGGAACAGTGGCTGCCGTTAATTACTGATCTGGGATTCCCTGCTGCTGTGACTTTTTATTTACTTCACCGCATTGAAGGGAAACTGGACGTATTAATAGAAGCTTTAAACCAAATTCCAAACAAGCTGTAA
- a CDS encoding NAD(P)/FAD-dependent oxidoreductase: MKKINVIGAGPGGLAAAMLMAADGYDVQVFEKQNYVGGRNGHFRLGSYTFDIGPTFLSMVHIAEEIFQQTGKNLHDYIDLVELSPMYELQFENERVPMYRDKEKMLEVIRKHFPGNEEGYLRFMKDTRKKMNTLLPLLQTRHHRLMDYISPRALKALPQLSIGKSVYDVLSEYFTDEQLKIAFTFQAKYLGMSPWECPGAFSILSYMEHEYGVFHPIGGVNQLSKSMAKAVEELGGKIHLNKGVEEFLLDGRKVTGVKFENGEIAEADEVIVNADFAHSMNRFVKDGVLKKFSKEKLDKRKFSCSTFMIYLGVNRKYDMPHHTILFAKDYKKNVEEMTKDMVLSKEPSIYIHNASVTDPTLAPEGHSALYILAPVPNNYAEIDWEDKEAAFRDLVLDEVEEKTGFKDLRSHIVEEKVLTPMQWETDHYVHKGATFSMGHQLSQMMYFRPHNRFEELGNCWLVGGGTHPGSGLPTILESARITTNWMKERKEAAL, from the coding sequence ATGAAGAAGATTAATGTAATAGGAGCAGGGCCGGGAGGGTTAGCTGCAGCCATGCTGATGGCAGCAGATGGATACGACGTGCAAGTATTTGAAAAGCAAAATTATGTAGGCGGCAGAAACGGCCACTTCCGTCTCGGTTCTTATACCTTTGATATCGGCCCTACCTTTTTAAGCATGGTGCATATCGCTGAAGAAATTTTTCAACAGACTGGGAAAAACCTGCATGATTATATAGATTTAGTGGAGCTTTCACCAATGTATGAGCTTCAGTTTGAAAATGAAAGAGTACCGATGTATCGCGATAAAGAAAAGATGCTTGAAGTGATTAGAAAACATTTCCCGGGCAATGAAGAGGGGTACCTTCGTTTTATGAAGGATACACGCAAGAAAATGAACACCCTGCTTCCGCTATTACAAACGAGACATCACCGTCTCATGGATTATATCAGTCCAAGGGCATTAAAAGCACTGCCGCAGCTGTCGATTGGTAAATCTGTATATGATGTTCTCTCTGAATACTTTACTGATGAACAATTAAAGATCGCGTTTACTTTTCAGGCGAAGTATTTAGGAATGTCACCGTGGGAATGTCCGGGTGCTTTTTCTATCCTATCGTATATGGAACATGAATATGGCGTTTTCCACCCTATTGGGGGTGTCAATCAATTATCCAAGTCGATGGCAAAAGCCGTTGAAGAACTCGGAGGAAAGATCCACTTGAATAAAGGGGTGGAAGAGTTCCTGCTTGATGGCAGGAAAGTAACCGGCGTTAAATTTGAGAATGGAGAAATTGCAGAAGCTGATGAAGTTATTGTAAATGCAGATTTTGCCCATTCGATGAACAGGTTCGTAAAAGATGGCGTCCTCAAGAAATTTTCAAAAGAAAAACTCGATAAACGTAAATTCTCCTGTTCCACGTTTATGATTTATCTCGGAGTTAACCGCAAGTATGATATGCCGCACCATACGATTTTGTTTGCTAAAGATTACAAGAAGAACGTAGAAGAAATGACGAAAGATATGGTCCTTTCAAAAGAGCCTTCCATCTATATTCATAATGCGAGCGTCACAGACCCTACGCTGGCTCCAGAAGGCCACTCAGCATTATACATTCTTGCTCCTGTCCCAAACAACTATGCGGAGATTGACTGGGAGGATAAAGAAGCGGCCTTTAGAGACTTGGTGTTAGATGAAGTGGAAGAGAAAACAGGATTTAAAGATTTAAGAAGCCACATCGTTGAAGAAAAAGTGTTAACGCCTATGCAGTGGGAAACAGATCATTATGTTCATAAAGGAGCGACTTTCAGTATGGGGCATCAGCTGTCACAAATGATGTACTTTCGTCCCCATAACCGCTTCGAGGAGCTCGGCAACTGCTGGTTAGTAGGAGGAGGAACCCATCCAGGGAGCGGCCTTCCGACAATACTCGAATCTGCACGAATTACGACGAATTGGATGAAAGAAAGAAAAGAGGCGGCATTATGA
- a CDS encoding DUF1659 domain-containing protein: MAVSADKINTQLQLVFEDGLDGKGNVKYRRKTFGNVKMEATEEQLYQVAVALESLQQDLLSTIEKTDRSVLVDL, from the coding sequence ATGGCCGTATCAGCAGACAAAATAAATACTCAATTGCAGCTCGTTTTTGAAGATGGTTTAGATGGTAAAGGCAATGTGAAGTACCGCCGCAAAACTTTTGGAAACGTAAAAATGGAAGCCACTGAAGAACAGCTTTACCAAGTGGCCGTTGCGCTGGAGTCCTTGCAGCAAGATCTTCTTTCCACCATTGAGAAAACGGACCGATCTGTTTTAGTTGATCTTTAA
- a CDS encoding carotenoid biosynthesis protein, whose translation MLTAIFRFFIIWYICGVFLLSFDLLPPWLEWANSVFLITAGVIGGIYFTQLYGWLRGILYSFIVMAVSIYVEHLGVQSGFLFGDYSYGENFGLKIVDTPVTIGFAWLLVIGCSHELARGITRRFDFFPRTVLFVLTGSLIAVTMDLILDPVAYKVQQYWIWDEPGVYYDIPLSNFFGWFVLSLLFHLISLVLFNRDTTLISKLWYGRMAFIYGAIIFMFGLLAVIGGVGGAALLVVVLSFIWYGLYFWGGRHDKSEEK comes from the coding sequence ATGTTAACGGCAATCTTTCGTTTTTTTATTATTTGGTACATATGCGGCGTTTTTTTATTAAGCTTTGATCTATTGCCGCCCTGGCTTGAATGGGCGAACAGTGTTTTTCTAATTACAGCCGGTGTGATCGGAGGCATTTATTTTACGCAGCTTTACGGCTGGTTGAGAGGTATTCTTTACAGCTTTATCGTTATGGCTGTCAGCATCTATGTGGAACATTTAGGGGTACAGTCCGGCTTTCTTTTTGGTGATTACAGCTACGGAGAGAATTTCGGCTTAAAAATCGTCGATACGCCTGTGACGATAGGCTTCGCCTGGCTGCTCGTCATCGGATGTTCTCATGAACTGGCGCGGGGCATTACCCGGCGTTTTGATTTCTTCCCCCGTACAGTACTGTTTGTGCTTACAGGCAGTCTGATTGCCGTCACGATGGATTTAATACTCGATCCTGTAGCCTATAAAGTTCAGCAATATTGGATATGGGACGAGCCTGGGGTTTATTATGATATCCCTCTTTCTAATTTTTTTGGCTGGTTTGTACTTTCATTACTTTTTCACCTGATTTCTCTCGTGCTATTTAATAGGGATACCACTCTAATTTCAAAGCTATGGTATGGAAGAATGGCATTTATATACGGTGCAATTATATTTATGTTCGGCCTGCTCGCTGTAATTGGCGGGGTAGGAGGCGCAGCACTACTCGTCGTCGTGCTGAGTTTCATCTGGTATGGTTTATATTTCTGGGGGGGGCGTCATGATAAAAGCGAAGAAAAATAA
- a CDS encoding YjcZ family sporulation protein produces MPYGVSPYYGRRCHRPGSTFALIVVLFILLIIVGAAFYC; encoded by the coding sequence ATGCCTTATGGAGTTAGTCCTTACTACGGCCGCAGGTGTCATAGACCAGGCAGTACATTTGCATTGATCGTGGTGTTATTTATCCTTCTCATTATTGTGGGAGCCGCTTTCTACTGCTAA